The genomic window AACATGCTCACCACCGAACGCGACCCGATCGCCGCTGTGGTCACGGCCGCGAACCCCGACAACGTCGACACCGTCCTCGTGGCCGGACAAGTCGTGAAGGCCAACGGCAAGCTCCTCCACGGCGACCTCACCCAGGCCGTCCGTTCCCTGCGCGCCACCGCCGCCACCGTCAATGATCACTGACCCGCGGCCCGACCATCTCGCAGGCGGAACTGTCCCGTAAGCGGCGGTCCGGTCGGCACTGATCGAACGTCGCCGGATCCGGACGGCTTTTCCGCGCCTGCTTCACCGGCATTCGCAGACCAGTACGCCCTGTCGGTTGCGCAGCCGATCGAAGTGTCCACGCAACTCCCGGCCCGGAGGGGGTTGCAAGCACACGGAGTTCGCTCGCGAGTCCAGACCATCCCCTCGCGCGCGTCTCCCAGAACCCGCATCACCCTCACACCCACATGAAAAGGAACGAACATCATGGCGAAGAAACTGGACGGCCGGATCGCCGTCGTGACGGGCGGCGCCGCCGGAATCGGCCGCGCGATCGTGCAGAAGCTGTCTGAGGAAGGCTCGCCGACATAGCGGTCCTCGACGTCAACCCCGCAGAGGAAAACCAGGCGATCGTCGAGGCGAACGGCCGACGCTTCTTCAGCGCGAAGGGCGACAGTCTCCGACCAGGAGTCGGTGAACTCGTTCGCCGAACGGGTCCACGCGGAGCTGGGCGAGGTCGACATAGTCGTCAACAACGCGGCCATCCCCTTGCTGGCCGTCCTGGAGGACACGTCGCTCGAACAGTGGACGAACCTGTTCTCGATCAACGTCACCGGCGCGTTCCTGGTCACGAAGGCCTTCGTCGAGGACCTCAAAAGGTCTTCCCATGGGCGGGTGATCAGCATGTCCTCGTCGAGCTACTGGGAAGCCCCGCCGGCCTTCCTCGCCTATGTCTCCGCCAAGGGCGCCATCAACGGCTTCACCCATGCGCTGGCCACGGACCTGGCACCTTACGACACCACGGTCAACGCCCTCGCTCCGAGCGTCGTCCCCACGCCTGCCACCCTGACCCACCTCTCCGAGGAGGC from Streptomyces sp. DSM 40750 includes these protein-coding regions:
- a CDS encoding SDR family NAD(P)-dependent oxidoreductase gives rise to the protein MNSFAERVHAELGEVDIVVNNAAIPLLAVLEDTSLEQWTNLFSINVTGAFLVTKAFVEDLKRSSHGRVISMSSSSYWEAPPAFLAYVSAKGAINGFTHALATDLAPYDTTVNALAPSVVPTPATLTHLSEEAFAHYVDIQNLKRQQAPEDVAKPRRVPRLRRRLVHHRPDPPRRRRPAASLKTARNGQGVAHLKSA